A genomic stretch from Podospora pseudoanserina strain CBS 124.78 chromosome 3, whole genome shotgun sequence includes:
- the DYS1 gene encoding Deoxyhypusine synthase (BUSCO:EOG09263H5H; COG:O; EggNog:ENOG503NTXI): MDSNLPPTAATEAVLVQSVDMPSDAQKVEELDFNAFKGRPITVDDLLQGMKHMGFQASSMCEAVRIINDMRTWSDPSDPSAKTTIFLGYTSNLISSGLRGTLRYLAQHSHISAIVTTAGGVEEDFIKCLGDTYLSSFAAEGSSLRKQGLNRIGNLVVPNKNYCLFEDWVVPILDRMLEEQEASKGTEDEINWTPSKIIHRLGKEINDERSVYYWAYKNNIPVFCPALTDGSLGDMLYFHTFKASPKQLRVDIVEDIRKINTIAVRAKRAGMIILGGGIVKHHIANACLMRNGAESAVYVNTAQEFDGSDAGARPDEAVSWGKIKIGADAVKVYMEATAAFPFIVANTFAKED; this comes from the exons ATGGACAGCAACCTGCCCCCAACCGCAGCCACCGAGGCCGTCCTCGTCCAATCAGTCGACATGCCCTCAGACGCCCAAAAAGTAGAAGAGCTCGACTTCAACGCCTTCAAAGGCCGGCCCATCACCGTCGACGACCTCCTCCAGGGCATGAAGCACATGGGCTTCCAAGCCTCCTCCATGTGCGAAGCCGTCCGGATAATCAACGACATGCGCACCTGGTCAGACCCCTCCGACCCCTCggccaaaaccaccatcttcctcggctacacctccaacctcatctcctccggccTCCGCGGCACCCTCCGCTACCTAGCCCAGCACTCCCACATCTCCgccatcgtcaccaccgccggcggcgtCGAGGAGGACTTTATCAAGTGCCTCGGCGACAcctacctctcctccttcgccgccGAGGGCTCCTCCCTCCGCAAGCAAGGGCTCAACCGCATCGGGAACCTCGTCGTCCCCAACAAGAACTACTGCCTGTTTGAAGATTGGGTCGTGCCCATCCTGGACAGGATGctcgaggagcaggaggcctCCAAGGGTACCGAAGACGAGATCAACTGGACGCCCTCCAAGATTATCCACCGGTTGGGCAAGGAGATCAACGATGAGAGGAGCGTCTATTACTGGGCGTACAAGAACAACATCCCTGTTTTCTGCCCGGCGCTGACGgatgggagtttgggggatATGCTGTATTTCCACACGTTCAAGGCGTCGCCGAAGCAGTTGAGGGTGGATATCGTCGAAGATATCAGAAAGATCAACACCATTGCTGTGAGGGCCAAGAGGGCAGGCATGATTATTTTGGGAGGCGGGATTGTGAAGCACCACATAGCCAATGCGTGCTTGATGAGAAACGGGGCCGAGTCGGCCGTGTATGTCAACACGGCTCAGGAGTTTGACGGCAGTGACGCCGGTGCGAGACCAGATGAGGCGGTCAGCTGGGGAAAGATCAAGATCGGTGCTGATGCAGTCAAG GTCTACATGGAAGCCACAgccgccttccccttcatcGTAGCCAACACCTTTGCAAAAGAAGACTAG
- a CDS encoding hypothetical protein (EggNog:ENOG503NVNW; COG:C; COG:E), with the protein MSWLLTVCGEVTWRLHPNSRGTPHGPTLCDVTCNGRWAELQLLLFSRCIHSFEFDGLNPLLLFQLKISKMSRLATLPRRLALLRPLRRTTCTARSYSTASEQRLDNRVKIVEVGPRDGLQNEKNIVPLATKIELIERLAKTGLQTIEAGSFVAPKWVPQMANSSEILSHILTTPPPSPTPNLLLPRPQHERPLQRLLHPRRKPLLFLHRIQPFTIKTLPRNGRLCLGNRNLFPKKPQRLHRRLS; encoded by the exons ATGTCTTGGCTGTTGACGGTTTGCGGGGAGGTCACGTGGCGGTTACACCCCAACAGCAGGGGTACACCGCATGGGCCGACGCTATGCGACGTCACTTGCAACGGCCGGTGGGCTGAGCTCCAGCTGTTGCTCTTCTCTCGATGCATTCACAGCTTCGAGTTTGATGGATTGAACCCTCTTTTGCTTTTCCAACTCAAAATATCCAAAATGTCGAGACTGGCGACCCTCCCCCGACGACTGgctctcctccgccccctaAGGAGGACGACATGCACCGCCAGGAGCTACTCCACAGCATCCGAACAGCGCCTCGACAACCGCGTCAAGATCGTCGAAGTAGGGCCGCGCGATGGCCTCCAAAACGAAAAGAATATCGTGCCGCTGGCGACAAAGATTGAGCTGATTGAACGACTGGCAAAGACCGGGCTTCAGACAATCGAGGCGGGTTCGTTTGTCGCTCCGAAATGGGTGCCACAA ATGGCCAACTCCTCCGAAatcctctcccacatcctcaccaccccaccaccctcccccacccctaACCtactccttcctcgcccccaACATGAAAGGCCTCTCcaacgccttctccatcctcgacgcaaacccctcctctttctccacCGAATCCAACCCTTCACCATCAAAACCCTCCCTCGAAATGGCCGTCTTTGCCTCGGCAACCGAAACCTTTTCCCAAAAAaacctcaacgcctccatcGCCGCCTCTCTTGA